The following proteins are encoded in a genomic region of Schistocerca serialis cubense isolate TAMUIC-IGC-003099 unplaced genomic scaffold, iqSchSeri2.2 HiC_scaffold_1322, whole genome shotgun sequence:
- the LOC126439390 gene encoding uncharacterized protein LOC126439390: MGHQQQRTAARAAPTLLPIPLPLPLHAAAVGSAVNVAHGVRRPPSVDAPAAVPDFAATTPPDVSEEVLQPITPSKVQQRLQKASNTAPGADGVTYSDLRREDPGCHVLAKIFSRCWNKRKTPVQWKISTTVLIHKIVDVSDVTNWRPLALSSTISKLFAAIVAGRTTVWAERLNLLSPEQKGFRTFEGCYEHNFIVQTAIDDARRRGGQACFAWLHLANAFGSVPHAHLLGVLSRMGLPEQLHHLITDMYNGCSNRVRTSDGLTEEIEILAESSRTVHCRPSSLISRSSRYFAPQPRSEMSVVFSLAASV, translated from the exons atgggccaccagcagcagcgcaccgcggcgagggccgcgccgacgctgctgccaatccccctccccctgcccctacacgcggccgcggtgggcAGCGCGGTAAACGTGGCGCACGGCGtgcggcggccgccgagcgtcg atgcaccagctgctgtcccggactttgccgccaccacgcctcctgatgtcagcgaggaggtcctgcAGCCGATCACCCCTTCAaaggtgcaacagcggctccagaaggcgagcaacACTGCTCCTGGGGCAGACGGAGTCACGTACTCAGACCtgcgacgtgaggatcctggctgccatgtgctagctaagatcttctcgcgctgctggaataagcggaagactccggtgcagtggaaaatatccactaccgtcctcatccacaagatagtggacgtctcggacgtgacgaactggcggcctttagcattgagctccaccatctctaagctctttgctgcaattGTGGCGGGTCGTACTACCGTCTGGGCAGAGCGtttgaacctgctctccccagaacagaaaGGTTTCCGCACTTTTGAAGGCTGCTATGAGCACAACTTCATTGTACAGACGGCGATtgatgatgcaaggcgcaggggaggccaagcatgctttgcttggcttcatctggcgaatgctttcggttcagtgcctcacgctcacctccttggagtactgagcaggatgggactgcCAGAGCAATTGCACCACCTAATTACCGATATGTACAATGGTTGCTCCAACCGCGTCCGTACATCTGATGGACTAACGGAGGAGATTGAGATCCTGGCGGAGTCAAGCAGGactgtccactgtcgcccatcttctttaatctcgcgctcgagccggtacttcgcgccgcaaccgcgctcagaaatgagtgtggtattcaGCTTAGCGGCGTCTGTGTGA